A part of Myxococcus landrumus genomic DNA contains:
- a CDS encoding tetratricopeptide repeat protein has protein sequence MSKSCLWGKFLAVIVCVFGVLPPRANGAEGVVQREIAEAIRLYEDLEYELALERLKRASSLSHDASEAVSMALLRGIILADMGRWDAARKDFQDALQRQLDVQLPLSVSPKVSREFEAQREKLRGTLADGRQDSPVGGVGASDARLVEGTRPALMPSSTGTSSPAPWAPGSVDGAMGKTSEGVQIAGRRVPLASWVLLGVGVAAGGTGTVFGLSSKSQLEDARSAVFDEDMEAFHSRAQGSARTANILFGAATAAAVGAVATWFFSGSGDAPVADGGMP, from the coding sequence ATGTCCAAGTCATGCCTGTGGGGGAAGTTCCTTGCGGTCATCGTCTGCGTGTTCGGGGTCCTTCCTCCGCGGGCGAACGGTGCCGAAGGAGTCGTTCAGCGCGAAATCGCCGAGGCCATCCGTCTCTATGAAGACCTCGAATATGAGCTCGCACTTGAGCGACTGAAGCGCGCCAGCAGCCTGTCGCATGACGCGAGCGAGGCGGTCTCCATGGCCCTGCTGCGTGGCATCATCCTGGCGGACATGGGGCGGTGGGACGCGGCGCGCAAGGACTTCCAGGATGCGCTTCAGCGCCAACTGGACGTCCAGCTCCCATTGAGTGTGTCCCCCAAGGTGAGTCGTGAGTTCGAAGCGCAGCGAGAGAAGCTGCGTGGGACGTTGGCGGACGGGCGCCAGGACTCTCCTGTAGGGGGCGTGGGGGCGTCGGATGCCAGGCTGGTGGAGGGAACCCGTCCAGCGCTGATGCCTTCGTCCACGGGGACCAGCAGTCCAGCGCCGTGGGCACCAGGCTCAGTGGATGGCGCCATGGGGAAGACTTCAGAGGGAGTCCAGATTGCCGGGCGGCGTGTTCCCTTGGCGAGCTGGGTGTTGCTTGGCGTGGGGGTTGCCGCGGGCGGGACTGGGACAGTGTTCGGCCTGTCGTCGAAGAGCCAGCTCGAGGACGCGCGGTCCGCCGTGTTCGATGAGGACATGGAGGCCTTTCATTCGCGAGCACAAGGGAGCGCTCGGACGGCGAACATCTTGTTTGGCGCGGCGACGGCCGCGGCGGTGGGGGCGGTGGCGACGTGGTTCTTCTCCGGGTCGGGTGATGCCCCCGTCGCTGATGGAGGAATGCCATGA
- a CDS encoding putative metal-binding motif-containing protein — translation MRHILLLALSLCVIACSKSEERANALVTIKYTPSFKTGCIVMTAQDESNPSNFATEELTLTEEIARKGPPVILGVVHRDGWGTRWKVTVVAHEQTCEGKAVDDAETFVDLSGKGRREGPSVELVTPDEDGDGYVAKEAGGTDCEDSGPNAAARSPAKREVCDDIDNDCAGGVDDGLPVKTLYVDGDGDGVGTGTAVLRCVPAKGYSERTGDCDDSKKDIHPDAQEVCDEVDNNCVAGVDEGFDKEWYLDRDGDGAVDGTTLKTQCQQPDGYKHRPPNLDFDCRDDQDFNTPGKDEVCDNWDNNCINGVDEGFTGKGESCTNQGCTGTKVCNQAGDGVACSALPPRKFYPDADGDQDGAPVAAVDVCEGQSIPQGHVENRHTDCDERDPTTFGGAPELCDAIDNNCTNGIADEPATCGGTLKQVTDHFVTSNSRDWKTVSMKTVSTTVGGYPVWIAGTGGKLAVKRAANLRFESFSYGDSATPAPPAGNVFHSNNCGNNDWTVSWVDSQGRVFLGGREGRIALHNGAEDHTCFPDATPPRVAGQPSLTITGIVGFEVGGQTQYLYLTDVGGRLIKWTLGPNPFSILHDPAVNTVRHYGLHSLREDFLLTVGGTVNSMQNRARSYNGATGGGTVTLHSVNSDDQANFAKAVWIGEENKACAVGDEGHVWSWSGGTNWTRVAVPAPDATSNFTNVVMRYDRANPQISGNEQCYMVDASTTGRLRRLTPFGWAKEPDLPNAAEVALYGLSMNPTGSEFWIVGDDGRVFHYPEP, via the coding sequence TGGGGGTCGTTCACAGGGATGGGTGGGGCACGCGGTGGAAGGTGACCGTCGTTGCCCACGAGCAGACCTGCGAAGGCAAGGCGGTGGACGATGCGGAGACGTTCGTCGACCTGTCGGGCAAGGGGCGAAGGGAAGGGCCGTCGGTGGAGCTCGTCACTCCGGATGAGGATGGGGATGGGTATGTCGCCAAGGAGGCTGGCGGCACGGACTGTGAAGACAGCGGTCCGAATGCCGCAGCGAGGTCCCCCGCGAAGCGCGAGGTGTGCGACGACATTGATAACGACTGCGCGGGTGGAGTGGACGATGGGCTGCCTGTGAAGACCCTCTATGTGGATGGGGATGGGGACGGAGTCGGGACGGGGACTGCTGTTCTGCGATGCGTGCCCGCGAAGGGCTATTCGGAGCGGACTGGGGACTGCGACGACAGCAAGAAAGATATCCACCCTGATGCGCAGGAAGTCTGCGACGAAGTCGACAACAACTGCGTTGCTGGGGTGGATGAAGGATTCGACAAGGAGTGGTACCTGGACCGGGACGGGGATGGAGCGGTGGATGGGACCACTCTCAAGACGCAGTGCCAGCAGCCCGACGGGTACAAGCATCGGCCGCCGAATCTGGACTTCGATTGTCGTGACGACCAGGACTTCAATACGCCTGGTAAGGACGAGGTCTGCGACAACTGGGACAATAACTGCATCAACGGGGTGGATGAGGGGTTTACGGGGAAGGGAGAGTCCTGCACAAACCAGGGATGCACGGGAACCAAGGTCTGCAATCAAGCGGGGGATGGGGTGGCGTGCAGCGCGCTGCCTCCGAGGAAGTTCTATCCGGACGCGGATGGGGACCAAGATGGGGCGCCGGTGGCGGCGGTGGACGTTTGCGAGGGGCAGTCGATTCCGCAGGGGCATGTGGAAAACCGGCACACGGACTGCGATGAGAGAGACCCCACGACGTTTGGGGGGGCGCCAGAATTGTGCGATGCCATCGACAACAACTGCACCAACGGGATTGCTGACGAACCGGCGACGTGTGGTGGCACGCTGAAGCAGGTGACGGACCACTTTGTGACGTCGAATAGCCGTGACTGGAAGACGGTATCGATGAAGACGGTGTCGACGACGGTGGGCGGATATCCCGTCTGGATTGCGGGGACCGGGGGGAAGCTGGCGGTGAAGCGAGCAGCGAATCTGAGATTCGAAAGCTTCAGCTATGGGGATTCGGCGACTCCGGCTCCGCCCGCGGGAAACGTCTTCCACTCGAACAACTGTGGCAACAATGATTGGACGGTGTCCTGGGTGGACTCGCAAGGTCGAGTCTTCCTCGGAGGGCGAGAGGGGAGAATTGCCCTGCACAACGGAGCCGAGGACCACACTTGTTTTCCAGATGCCACGCCTCCTCGGGTCGCTGGGCAACCCTCCCTGACCATTACAGGGATTGTGGGCTTCGAGGTGGGGGGGCAAACGCAATATCTCTATCTCACGGACGTGGGTGGGCGGCTCATCAAGTGGACGTTGGGCCCTAATCCGTTTTCTATTTTGCATGACCCGGCCGTAAATACTGTTCGTCACTATGGCCTCCACTCATTGCGAGAGGATTTCCTCCTCACGGTGGGCGGCACGGTGAACAGCATGCAGAACAGGGCGCGCTCCTACAACGGTGCAACTGGTGGAGGCACCGTCACGCTCCATTCCGTCAACTCCGACGACCAGGCTAATTTCGCGAAGGCGGTGTGGATTGGGGAAGAGAACAAGGCGTGCGCGGTAGGCGACGAGGGGCATGTGTGGAGCTGGTCGGGTGGGACGAACTGGACCCGAGTGGCGGTTCCAGCGCCGGATGCGACCTCCAACTTCACCAACGTGGTGATGCGGTATGACAGGGCCAACCCGCAGATCTCGGGGAACGAGCAGTGCTATATGGTGGATGCGAGCACGACGGGGAGGCTGCGACGGTTGACGCCGTTCGGTTGGGCCAAGGAGCCGGATCTGCCAAACGCGGCGGAAGTGGCGTTGTACGGCCTCTCGATGAACCCAACAGGAAGTGAGTTCTGGATCGTCGGAGACGACGGCCGCGTCTTCCACTACCCGGAACCGTAG